The DNA sequence CTCCCTGCCGTAAGTATGCCGCGACGGCAGATGATAGGAGGGTGGGTCTCCATGGAGGCTGCACCAAATCCACCCGACTGGCAGGACACGAGACATGGCTCCAAGATCCGCGTCGCGGCATGGCTGGCCACAGTGGTGGGGGAAGGGAACTCGTTCACTCGTGAGCAGTTGCACGAGGCGTTCCAGGGGGTTACGCATATCGAACGGCGTATGCGTGATCTGCGCGACTCAGGCTGGGAGATCGAGACCTACCGCGGGGGTGCCCACGGTACCGAGATGCGCCTGATCAAGATCGGCGAACCCGTGTGGAGCCCCTCCTACCGCAGGGTGTCGCGTCCGTTCGTGGCATCTCAACAACGTCATCAGGTGCTCGCGCGGGATGAGTACCGATGCACGGATTGCGGTCTGGGGGCCGGAGAACGGGACCCCTCTGCTCCGGCCGGGGCTGCCGCACTTGAGGTTCACTTCGTCGTCCCGCTGTCGGCTGGGGGCTCGGCGGACATCACGAACATGGTCACCTTGTGCGCCAGCTGCAATGCTGGAAGGAGAGGCAGCCCAGTCACAGATCCTGAAGCGGTTTCGCTTGAAGTCAGCCGTCTCACTTTCCAGGAGCGGATGATCCTGCTCGCCTGGATGGCAAAGGGAGAGCGAACGACTTCGCCAGTAGAGCGAGCTTGGGTCATGTACCGGCACCTCAGCCCCGAGCAGCGTCAGCTCATGAGGCAAAAACTTTCGGAAACTGTCGAGCGCGCAGTCACAGACTCGATGGCTGATTAACCCCAAAGCCCCGCCGGCCCCGCGCACCTTCCACAGCATCACGGGGCCGACGGCCGTCACACACCCCTATCGAGGAGAGGAGGTGACAACATCCATGATGACCTATCCCGCCGGCGAGCACCGGAAGCTGGACCTGCGCCTGCTGCTGGAGTGCTTACTCCTGCTGCTGCTCGCTCTGTGCGTCCTCGTCCTCGCAGGCCGCCTCAGTCCCGAGCAGGCTGGTGAGTTCTTGGGCGCCTTGGTGTCGGCTCTCGCCACCGGGCTGGCCAACAATCGGCCGCGCAGGGCGTGACATCCAGGCGGCGGCCTTCGGGCTGCCGCCCCCACCCAAAGGCCCCGGACCGTGATCGGTTCGGGGCCTTTCGGCTGGTATCCCCAGCAGGATTCGAATCTGCGGCAACCTGTCGCCCGCACTCGGTGCTCTCGCTTCCCTCCCACTAGCTTCCCGGCTGCCATCCCGTCTGCCGTCGTCCCACACGCATGTGGAGCGGGCTTGGCCCGGGGTGTCCAGGTGGAGCGCCCGGCTGGACGAACGACCTGGACGCCCCGGGCCAAGGCTGCTCGGCTTCGCCTGGGTCGACGGCAGACGGGATGGCAGCTCCCCCCTCAACCCCATGCGACCCGCACCCGCCCGCCGGCCCCCCGCCATCCCGGAGTCGGAGCGCCCCCGCCGGAGGCATCCGTTCTGAGGGAAAGTGGCGACTCCGCTTCAGTCGCGCGGCCGGGCGGACCCGGGCCGGAGCGGGGCGGAGACAGGAGCGGCGGCCCGGGGGAGCCGGGCCGCGCGCGGCGAGCGGAGCGAGCCGCCTTGAACCCGTAGAGAAGGTTGTTACTCAGTCGGCCGGGGCGGCAACAGCGGTCTGAAGGGGTAGGTGGTGAACCGCCTGGAGCAGGTGGGGAGTCGGGACTTCGAGCGGTCGGCCAGGGGGAGGAAGAGGGCCGGGCGGATCGTCCACGTCAACTCCATCTCACCCCGGGTCGCCGTGTAGGTGCACATGTGGCCCGCGATGAGCGATGACGCGGCCTGGGTCCTCTCGGCCCACGCCCGGGCGGCCGCCGCCTCCTTCTCCTCTGGGGTGGTCGCCATCATCTCCATGGCCACGATGACGCCGATGACGGCTTCGGCCGCGCTTCGCGCGTCAAAGGCCGTGACCAGCTTGGGGCCGTCGGTGACCCCACCGAAGACGACGTTGCAGGAGCACCAGTAGCCGCCCTTTAAGGCTGATGAGTCGCGTCGCTTCATCGTTCTTCTCCCATGGTTGTCGGGGTGGTCACGAGCTCGGCGGTCACGGTGTGGCCCCTCCTGTCCCCGCGGACCGTCGTCCTGGTCGCGAGGCAGCAGACGAGGGACAGGCCCCGGCCGCTGGACGCGGTCGGCTGCGGGTGACCGATCACCGGCCTGGTGGGGGAGCCGCCGGCGTCCGCGACGGAGATGGCGATGACGTGCTCGGACACGCACAGCGCGACGTGGAAGTGCCCGACCCGGCAACCGCTCGCGGTGTGGAGCACGGCGTTGCTGCTCAGCTCGCTCACGATCACCTCGGCGTCACCGGCGTAAGGCGAGTGCCGCAGCACGTCGCGCGTCCAGCGCCGAACGCGTCCGACCTCTTCCACGGAACCTGGGCAAGTGAGCCCCCAGACCCGCGCCTCACTCATATACTCATCCATACAAGTTCCTTTGTGCTGGTAGGCCGCTATGGGTAGTGGATTCAGCTAGACGAGTCGCACGCCGTCATGGGCTCGGACGGCCGGCGGGTTCGCCGCGTCGAGCGCGTCCAGGACGCGTATCGCGTACGCCTCGTCGGCAAGTTCCACGACCTCGTCGCGCGTCGCCCAGCGCAGTGCCCGGGTCTCGGCGCCCGTGGTCGGGTTCCCGTCGATCGCCTCGCAGCGGAAGACGAGGGAGACGATCAAGCCGGTCATGTTCTTGTACACGCCAGTCAGGACCGCCGGAGTCGCGATCTTGATTCCGGTCTCTTCGAGTACTTCGCGCTCCAGGGCGTCGGGGATCGTCTCCCCGGCCTCCAGTACTCCCCCGGGCGGTTCCCAGTGGCCGTTGTCCCGCCGCTTGATCAGCAGGGCGCGGCCCTGGTCGTCGACGATGATCCCGGCGACGCTCACGGAGTGAGGGCGCTCTGTGCTCACGTTCCTCGGTCCCCTTTGGCTGGCTAGGCTCTCCACCGTAGCAACAGAACTTGGCCGCTTGTCTAGACACCTAAGGGAGTACCCGATGGCTCCTCTGCCTTCCGGCCTTCTCGGCGCACTGGACCCGACGAGTGATCGGGCGGTCTTCCGCCAGATCGCCGACCAACTGCGCATGGCGATCGACAAGGGGCGTTTCCGCGAGGGCGACAAGCTTCCGTCGGAATCCGAGCTGGTGGAGCACTTCGCCGTCTCGCGGATGACCGTGCGGCACTCGCTCTCCATCCTCCAGGGCGAGGGCCTGGTGTCGTCCGAGCATGGCAAGGGCGTCTTCGTCCGGCCGCGCCCGCCGGTGCGCCGGCTGGCTTCCGACCGCTTCGCCCGGCGTCACCGCGAGCAAGGAAAGTCCGCCTTTACGGTGGAAGCGGAAGCCGCGGGAAGCCGACCGGAGGTTGACAGCCTGGAGGTCCGGGAGGAACGGCCTGCGCCCGACATCGCGGCCCGCCTCGACGGCGCCCGGCGAGTGCTCGCCCGACGGCGGCGCTACCTCCTCGATCAACGTCCGGTCGAGTTCGCCACCTCCTACATCCCGCTGGATCTGGCCAGGAACACTCCGATCGCCGAGCCCAACCCCGGCCCGGGCGGCATCTATGCCCGTCTCGAAGAACTCGGCCACCGCCTCGACCACTTCGACGAGGAGATCCGGGCCCGGATGCCTTCGCCGGCCGAGGTGAAGACGCTCCGCCTGGCGTCGGGCGTTCCGGTCATCCACCTGGTGCGGACCGCCTTCGACACCGAGGGCCGTGCCGTCGAGGTTTGCGACACCGTCATGGCGGCCGACGCGTACGTTCTCGCCTACCAACTGCCCGCCACTTGAGGCCGCTCAGGCGGGCTTCCCACCCGCGCCGCCGATGCGCCGAGGAGTTGTCGTCGGTCGAAGCGGACGCCCGAGGCGTCGACTGATGCCGAAGGGGCACCTAGGAACGTTCCTAGGTGCCCCTTCGGCATCAGTGCCCCCGGGCAGATTCGAACTGCCGACACCCGCTTTAGGAGAGCGGTGCTCTATCCCCTGAGCTACGGAGGCGCGGCCGTCCGTGGAGGGGCGGCCGAGGACAGGTTAGCCGATGGTAGGTGATCCGTGCTGGGCGGTGGTGGGGGTGGTGGGGGCGGGGTGGTGGGTCAGCGGGGGGCGATCAGGAGGGTCTGGAGGATTCTGCCGCAGTTGCCCGACGCGTCGTCCAGGCGGCCCTCGGCCAGGCCCGAGCCGGCGGGGGCGGCGGCGGTGGACGAGGTCAGGCAGAGCCATTCGCCGACCGGGTCGCGGTGCAGGGCGAGGGTGACGTCGGTGTTGATGACGAGGCCGTTGACGTGGTCGAGTTCGAAGCCGACGGCCCAGTTGCTGTCGGCCAGGGTCAGGGCGCGGGTCAGCGGGGTGTCCTCCTCGCCCGCCACCAGGGGGATCCGCTGGCGTGCCCAGGCCGTGCCGGGGCCGGGGGTGTCGAATCCGCCGCCGGACGCGAAGCGCCACTCCATCGCCGAGACGTAGCCGTCCGTGTACGCGCCCTTGAAGCCGTGCTCCGGCTGGGGCTCGGGGAGGGCGGGCGGGGGCGGGTCGTGGCGCAGGGCCGGGGTGTCCGGCGGGGCGGCGGCCGTCCGCCAGGCGCGGGCCAGCATCACCGGGCGGCCGTTCGCGGTGATCTCGCCTTCGAGGAGTTCCGTGCGGCGCCCGCCGCGGACCGTGCGCACGCGCACCAGCAGGTCGCCCACCGGCACCGGGGCCGGGATCTCCAGCGTCACGCGCGCCACCCGGAAGCCCTCCCGGGGTTCGTGCCGTTCCATCGCCCGGCCCAGGAGGGCGGACGGCGGGCCCGCGTGCTGCGCCTCGGGGCTCCACGGGCCCGCTGTGGCGGGCGTGCTCTCGTAGCGGCCGTCCCCCGCGTCCCGGTAGAAGGACTCGTCCGGTGCCATCGGCTTGGCTCTCCCCTCTGCCTCATTCCTGCGGCGTCGTGCGTACGGTCTCAGGTCGCGCCCGGGTGGTGAGTGGCGGGGGGCGGAATTCAGGCGTCCGGCATTGGTGGTGCGGTGCGGTCAGTGGGGCGGCGTTCTCAGCTCGGCCCTGGTTCCGCCCGGCAGGGTCAGGACGGCGGGGGCTTCCGGCGTACCCTCGGGCGACCCGGCCGTTCCCGTCAGTTCCGCGACCTGCTCCGGTGACCGTGCCAGCAGAGTGAAGGCGATCGGTTCCGTGT is a window from the Streptomyces mobaraensis genome containing:
- a CDS encoding thioesterase family protein, giving the protein MAPDESFYRDAGDGRYESTPATAGPWSPEAQHAGPPSALLGRAMERHEPREGFRVARVTLEIPAPVPVGDLLVRVRTVRGGRRTELLEGEITANGRPVMLARAWRTAAAPPDTPALRHDPPPPALPEPQPEHGFKGAYTDGYVSAMEWRFASGGGFDTPGPGTAWARQRIPLVAGEEDTPLTRALTLADSNWAVGFELDHVNGLVINTDVTLALHRDPVGEWLCLTSSTAAAPAGSGLAEGRLDDASGNCGRILQTLLIAPR
- a CDS encoding GntR family transcriptional regulator, producing MAPLPSGLLGALDPTSDRAVFRQIADQLRMAIDKGRFREGDKLPSESELVEHFAVSRMTVRHSLSILQGEGLVSSEHGKGVFVRPRPPVRRLASDRFARRHREQGKSAFTVEAEAAGSRPEVDSLEVREERPAPDIAARLDGARRVLARRRRYLLDQRPVEFATSYIPLDLARNTPIAEPNPGPGGIYARLEELGHRLDHFDEEIRARMPSPAEVKTLRLASGVPVIHLVRTAFDTEGRAVEVCDTVMAADAYVLAYQLPAT
- a CDS encoding HNH endonuclease — its product is MEAAPNPPDWQDTRHGSKIRVAAWLATVVGEGNSFTREQLHEAFQGVTHIERRMRDLRDSGWEIETYRGGAHGTEMRLIKIGEPVWSPSYRRVSRPFVASQQRHQVLARDEYRCTDCGLGAGERDPSAPAGAAALEVHFVVPLSAGGSADITNMVTLCASCNAGRRGSPVTDPEAVSLEVSRLTFQERMILLAWMAKGERTTSPVERAWVMYRHLSPEQRQLMRQKLSETVERAVTDSMAD
- a CDS encoding NUDIX hydrolase, whose protein sequence is MSVAGIIVDDQGRALLIKRRDNGHWEPPGGVLEAGETIPDALEREVLEETGIKIATPAVLTGVYKNMTGLIVSLVFRCEAIDGNPTTGAETRALRWATRDEVVELADEAYAIRVLDALDAANPPAVRAHDGVRLV
- a CDS encoding ATP-binding protein, with the translated sequence MDEYMSEARVWGLTCPGSVEEVGRVRRWTRDVLRHSPYAGDAEVIVSELSSNAVLHTASGCRVGHFHVALCVSEHVIAISVADAGGSPTRPVIGHPQPTASSGRGLSLVCCLATRTTVRGDRRGHTVTAELVTTPTTMGEER